A genomic segment from Streptomyces sp. NBC_00237 encodes:
- a CDS encoding TIGR03842 family LLM class F420-dependent oxidoreductase — translation MDFGLVLQTDPPASEVVGLMRRAERNGFRYGWTFDSAVLWQEPFVIYSRILEHTDRLIVGPMVTNPGTRTWEVTASTFATLNDMYGNRTVCGIGRGDSAMRVAGRKPNTLARLGEAMDVIRDLAEGREAKVDGQTVRIPWVRDGRLPVWMAAYGPKALALAGAKADGFILQLADPFLTEWMIRAVRDAASAAGRDPSDVKICVAAPAYVGDDLGHARDQCRWFGGMVGNHVADLVAKYGAESGLVPQELTSYIEARQGYDYAHHGRAQNPDTDFVPDEIVDRFCLLGPVEAHIEKLRALRGLGVDQFALYDMHDARERTIDAYGATVIPALSTS, via the coding sequence ATGGACTTCGGACTCGTCCTGCAGACCGATCCGCCCGCATCCGAGGTCGTCGGCCTGATGCGCCGCGCCGAACGCAACGGATTCCGCTACGGCTGGACCTTCGACTCCGCCGTGCTCTGGCAGGAGCCGTTCGTCATCTACAGCCGCATCCTGGAGCACACCGACCGGCTGATCGTCGGGCCCATGGTCACCAACCCGGGCACCCGCACTTGGGAGGTCACCGCCTCCACCTTCGCCACCCTCAACGACATGTACGGCAACCGGACCGTCTGCGGCATCGGCCGGGGCGACTCCGCGATGCGCGTCGCCGGGCGCAAGCCCAACACCCTGGCCCGGCTCGGCGAGGCCATGGACGTCATCCGCGACCTCGCCGAGGGCCGCGAGGCGAAGGTGGACGGCCAGACGGTACGGATCCCGTGGGTGCGGGACGGGCGGCTGCCGGTCTGGATGGCCGCGTACGGGCCCAAGGCGCTCGCCCTCGCCGGGGCGAAGGCCGACGGGTTCATCCTCCAGCTCGCCGACCCCTTCCTCACCGAGTGGATGATCCGCGCGGTGCGCGACGCGGCGTCCGCCGCCGGACGCGACCCCTCCGACGTGAAGATCTGCGTCGCCGCCCCCGCCTACGTCGGCGACGACCTCGGCCACGCCCGCGACCAGTGCCGCTGGTTCGGCGGCATGGTCGGCAACCACGTCGCCGACCTGGTCGCGAAGTACGGGGCCGAATCCGGCCTCGTACCGCAGGAGCTCACCTCGTACATCGAGGCCAGGCAGGGCTACGACTACGCGCACCACGGGCGGGCCCAGAACCCCGACACCGACTTCGTGCCCGACGAGATCGTCGACCGGTTCTGCCTGCTGGGCCCGGTGGAGGCGCACATCGAGAAGCTGCGGGCGCTGCGAGGGCTGGGCGTCGACCAGTTCGCCCTCTACGACATGCACGACGCGCGGGAGCGGACCATCGACGCCTACGGCGCAACGGTCATCCCTGCGTTGAGCACCTCCTGA
- a CDS encoding bifunctional UDP-sugar hydrolase/5'-nucleotidase, with the protein MPTQQTSSRPHETGRRTFLTALGALATTTALGVPAYASEAARDAATADEYVDVQLLNICDLHGYLQGPTGSDAVVRGNGGKTYTVGGVAAMGTHLERLRDGRANSLFFAPGDLFSGWEFDAAAFSDEPTIEALNKLGLDFATAGNHEFDKSPANLVQHMVGGRAYPVVGRDTGFRDSTGRRFRGADFRYYSANVVRTRTGRTVLPPYHVEYVRGPRGRRIPIGFIHLTVFGTELLFSNSYHPGLRTLDQIATADRCARELKRRGVHAIVLSMHDGAVAGGDFNSGSNPSGPAYELALKVSPDIDAIVCGHWHTRFNMMLPDPNGVPRPFVEAGFHGQVINEINLRLDPRTGRVVRELTVSTSHPNTRDVTPHPELKAVADYWAGQAATRERSRIGTQRGPFTRTRNALGQSTMGDLAADWTLWAARRPAPSYDDSNIHRYVPAQLALVPLAPAVGQSLVRGDLTPGPDGAVAFGQAWRAIGYGSPTVCVRVTGQQIHDALEQQWSTGPGGALRFAPLAVSANVRYAFDAAGAVGDRVDPADVTIDGAPLRPDRDYRLATSSYTILGMDGYPALTDRREPYRHQRDFESFIAFVRERRVLTPSPLDRVRVKNAALRGPGVGEVVDPPVPVREDGTPQPPSVAATLTAGGPHALRHDGHRPPC; encoded by the coding sequence ATCCCTACGCAGCAGACGAGTTCGCGGCCGCACGAGACGGGGCGACGGACCTTCCTCACCGCTCTCGGCGCCCTCGCCACCACCACCGCCCTGGGCGTCCCCGCCTACGCCTCCGAAGCGGCCCGCGACGCCGCCACCGCCGACGAGTACGTCGACGTACAGCTCCTCAACATCTGCGACCTGCACGGGTACTTGCAGGGCCCCACCGGCAGCGACGCCGTCGTGCGGGGCAACGGCGGGAAGACGTACACCGTCGGCGGCGTCGCCGCGATGGGCACGCATCTGGAGCGGCTGCGGGACGGGCGGGCGAACTCGCTATTCTTCGCGCCAGGAGACCTCTTCTCCGGCTGGGAGTTCGACGCCGCCGCCTTCTCCGACGAACCGACGATCGAAGCCCTCAACAAGCTCGGCCTCGACTTCGCGACCGCCGGGAACCACGAGTTCGACAAGTCGCCCGCCAACCTGGTGCAGCACATGGTGGGCGGGCGGGCCTATCCCGTCGTCGGGCGCGACACCGGATTCCGCGACTCCACCGGACGCCGCTTCCGGGGCGCGGACTTCCGCTACTACAGCGCCAACGTGGTGCGGACGCGGACCGGGCGGACCGTCCTCCCGCCGTACCACGTGGAGTACGTACGAGGGCCGCGCGGGCGGCGCATTCCGATCGGGTTCATCCATCTCACCGTGTTCGGGACCGAGTTGCTCTTCTCGAACTCGTACCATCCGGGGCTGAGGACCCTCGACCAGATAGCCACCGCCGACCGGTGCGCCCGCGAACTCAAGCGGCGCGGTGTGCACGCGATCGTCCTCAGCATGCACGACGGGGCCGTCGCGGGCGGCGACTTCAACAGCGGCAGCAACCCGTCCGGTCCCGCCTACGAGCTGGCGCTGAAGGTCTCGCCCGACATCGACGCCATCGTCTGCGGGCACTGGCACACCCGCTTCAACATGATGCTCCCCGACCCCAACGGCGTCCCGCGCCCCTTCGTCGAGGCCGGATTCCACGGGCAGGTCATCAACGAGATCAACCTGCGCCTCGACCCCCGCACCGGCCGGGTCGTCCGCGAGCTGACCGTGTCCACGAGCCACCCCAACACCCGCGACGTCACCCCGCACCCCGAGCTGAAGGCCGTCGCCGACTACTGGGCCGGGCAGGCCGCCACCCGCGAACGCAGCCGCATCGGGACCCAGCGCGGCCCCTTCACCCGTACGCGCAACGCCCTCGGGCAGTCCACGATGGGTGACCTCGCCGCGGACTGGACGCTGTGGGCGGCGCGCAGGCCCGCACCGTCGTACGACGACTCCAACATCCACCGGTACGTGCCCGCGCAGCTCGCCCTGGTGCCGCTGGCACCCGCCGTCGGGCAGTCCCTCGTACGCGGCGACCTGACGCCGGGACCCGACGGCGCGGTCGCCTTCGGGCAGGCATGGCGGGCCATCGGGTACGGCAGCCCCACGGTGTGCGTGCGGGTGACCGGGCAGCAGATCCACGACGCCCTCGAACAGCAGTGGTCCACGGGCCCGGGCGGGGCGCTGCGCTTCGCGCCGCTCGCCGTCTCCGCCAACGTCCGGTACGCCTTCGACGCCGCCGGAGCCGTGGGGGACCGGGTCGACCCCGCCGACGTGACGATCGACGGCGCGCCGCTGCGGCCCGACCGGGACTACCGGCTCGCCACCTCCTCGTACACGATCCTCGGGATGGACGGCTACCCGGCGCTCACCGACCGCCGCGAGCCCTACCGGCACCAGCGCGACTTCGAGAGCTTCATCGCCTTCGTGCGCGAGCGGCGGGTCCTGACGCCTTCGCCGCTGGACCGGGTGCGCGTCAAGAACGCCGCCCTGCGCGGGCCCGGCGTCGGCGAGGTCGTCGACCCGCCCGTGCCGGTGCGCGAGGACGGCACGCCGCAGCCGCCATCGGTCGCCGCCACCCTCACGGCCGGCGGACCGCACGCCCTGCGGCACGACGGACACCGGCCACCCTGCTGA